Proteins co-encoded in one Callospermophilus lateralis isolate mCalLat2 chromosome 2, mCalLat2.hap1, whole genome shotgun sequence genomic window:
- the Zbtb5 gene encoding zinc finger and BTB domain-containing protein 5 encodes MDFPGHFEQIFQQLNYQRLHGQLCDCVIVVGNRHFKAHRSVLAACSTHFRALFSVAEGDQTMNMIQLDSEVVTAEAFAALIDMMYTSTLMLGESNVMDVLLAASHLHLNSVVKACKHYLTTRTLPMSPPSERVQEQSARMQRSFMLQQLGLSIVSSALNSSQSGEEQPAPMSSSMRSNLDQRTPFPMRRLHKRKQSAEERARQRLRPSMDESAISDVTAENGPSGVHSREEFFSPDSLKIVDNPKADGMNDNQEDSTMMFDQTFGAQEDAQVPSQSDNSAGNMAQLSMASRATQVETTFEQEAATEKSGFQCENPEVGLGEKEHMRVVVKSEPLSSPEPQDEVSDVTSQAEGSESVEVEGVVVSAEKIDLSPESSDRSFSDPQSSTDRVGDIHILEVTNNLEHKSTFSISNFLNKSRGSNFSANQNNDDNIPNTTSDCRLEGDAPYLLSPEAGPAGGPSSAPGSHVENPFSEPADSHFVRPMQEVMGLPCVQTSGYQGEQFGMDFSRSGLGLHSSFSRVMMGSPRGGASNFPYYRRIAPKMPVVTSVRSSQIPENSASSQLMMNGTTSSFENGHPSQPGPPQLTRASADVLSKCKKALSEHNVLVVEGARKYACKICCKTFLTLTDCKKHIRVHTGEKPYACLKCGKRFSQSSHLYKHSKTTCLRWQSSNLPSTLL; translated from the coding sequence ATGGATTTTCCTGGTCACTTTGAGCAGATCTTCCAGCAGTTGAATTACCAGAGACTTCATGGCCAGCTGTGTGATTGTGTCATTGTAGTGGGGAATAGACATTTTAAAGCCCACCGCTCTGTGCTGGCAGCATGCAGCACACATTTTCGAGCTCTGTTCTCAGTGGCAGAGGGAGATCAGACCATGAACATGATCCAGCTGGATAGCGAGGTAGTGACAGCGGAGGCCTTTGCTGCGCTGATTGACATGATGTATACCTCCACCCTCATGCTGGGGGAGAGCAATGTTATGGATGTCTTATTGGCAGCCTCTCACCTGCATTTGAACTCTGTTGTTAAGGCATGTAAACATTACCTAACAACAAGGACACTGCCCATGTCTCCCCCCAGTGAGCGCGTTCAAGAGCAGAGTGCCCGCATGCAGCGCTCTTTTATGCTGCAGCAGCTGGGACTAAGCATCGTGAGCTCAGCCCTCAATTCCAGCCAGAGTGGCGAGGAACAGCCAGCCCCCATGAGCTCATCAATGCGCAGTAACCTGGACCAGCGGACACCCTTCCCCATGAGACGCCTTCATAAGCGCAAGCAGTCTGCAGAGGAGCGGGCCAGACAGCGCCTCCGCCCCTCCATGGATGAGTCTGCCATTTCAGATGTCACAGCTGAGAATGGGCCTTCAGGGGTTCATTCTCGGGAGGAGTTCTTTTCACCAGATTCCCTGAAAATTGTGGATAATCCTAAAGCTGATGGAATGAATGACAACCAGGAAGATAGTACTATGATGTTTGACCAGACTTTTGGTGCTCAAGAAGATGCCCAGGTGCCTAGCCAGTCTGACAACAGTGCTGGTAACATGGCACAGTTGTCCATGGCCTCTCGTGCAACTCAGGTTGAGACTACTTTTGAGCAGGAAGCTGCAACTGAGAAAAGTGGCTTCCAATGTGAGAATCCTGAGGTTGGCCTTGGTGAGAAGGAGCACATGAGAGTGGTGGTAAAATCTGAGCCTCTGAGCTCACCTGAGCCTCAGGATGAAGTGAGTGATGTGACCTCTCAAGCAGAAGGCAGTGAGTCCGTAGAAGTGGAAGGAGTTGTTGTTAGTGCAGAGAAGATAGACCTCAGCCCTGAAAGTAGTGATCGGAGTTTTTCAGATCCCCAGTCCAGCACGGACAGGGTAGGTGATATCCACATTTTGGAAGTTACAAATAACCTAGAACATAAGTCCACTTTTAGTATTTCAAATTTTCTCAACAAGAGCAGAGGAAGTAACTTTAGTGCGAATCAAAACAATGATGATAACATTCCAAACACTACTAGTGACTGCAGGCTGGAGGGCGATGCCCCTTACTTGTTAAGTCCAGAGGCTGGGCCTGCAGGCGGGCCCTCCTCTGCCCCTGGCTCCCATGTGGAGAACCCATTCAGCGAGCCTGCAGACTCCCACTTTGTCAGGCCCATGCAGGAGGTGATGGGCCTACCCTGTGTGCAGACTTCAGGCTACCAAGGAGAACAGTTTGGGATGGATTTTTCCAGGTCTGGTTTGGGCCTCCACTCCTCCTTCTCCAGGGTAATGATGGGTTCCCCCCGAGGAGGAGCCAGTAACTTTCCATACTACCGCCGTATAGCTCCCAAAATGCCAGTTGTAACTTCTGTCAGGAGCTCACAAATCCCGGAAAACTCTGCCAGTTCCCAGCTAATGATGAATGGGACCACATCCTCATTTGAAAATGGCCATCCCTCCCAGCCTGGCCCCCCACAGTTGACCAGGGCATCTGCTGATGTCCTGTCAAAGTGCAAGAAGGCCTTATCAGAACACAATGTCTTGGTTGTAGAGGGAGCTCGCAAGTATGCCTGCAAAATCTGCTGCAAAACTTTTCTGActttgacagattgcaagaagcaCATCCGCGTTCACACAGGTGAAAAGCCGTATGCCTGCCTGAAGTGTGGCAAGAGGTTTAGTCAGTCCAGCCACCTGTATAAACATTCCAAGACTACCTGCCTGCGCTGGCAGAGCAGCAATCTTCCTAGCACTTTGCTCTGA
- the Grhpr gene encoding glyoxylate reductase/hydroxypyruvate reductase, producing the protein MRLARLMKVFVTRRIPPEGRAALAQATDCEVEQWDSDEPIPSKELERHVVGAHGLLCLLSDRVDKGILDAAGANLKVISTLSVGVDHLALDEIKKRGIRVGYTPDILTDATAELAVSLLLTTCRRLPEAMEEVKNGGWTSWKPLWMCGYGLTQSTVGIVGLGRIGQAIAQRLKPFGVQRFLYTGRQPKPQEAAELQAEFVPIAQLAAESDFVVVACSLTAATKGLCNRDFFQKMKKTAVFVNISRGDVVNQDDLYQALASGQIAAAGLDVTTPEPLPTNHPLLTLKNCVILPHIGSATYRTRNIMSLLAANNLLAGLRGEPMPSELKL; encoded by the exons CTGCGAGGTGGAGCAGTGGGATTCAGATGAGCCCATCCCCAGCAAGGAACTGGAGCGTCATGTGGTGGGGGCCCACGGCCTGCTCTGCCTCCTCTCTGATCGCGTGGACAAGGGTATCCTAGATGCTGCAG GGGCCAACCTCAAAGTCATCAGCACTCTGTCCGTGGGCGTCGACCACTTGGCTTTGGATGAAATCAAGAAGCG TGGGATCCGGGTGGGCTACACCCCAGATATTCTGACAGATGCCACTGCAGAACTTGCCGTCTCTCTGCTACTCACCACCTGCCGCCGGTTGCCAGAGGCCATGGAGGAAGTAAAGAA TGGTGGCTGGACCTCGTGGAAACCCCTATGGATGTGTGGCTACGGACTCACGCAGAGCACTGTGGGCATTGTGGGGCTGGGGCGCATAG GTCAGGCCATTGCACAGCGTCTGAAACCatttggtgttcagagatttcTGTACACAGGGCGCCAGCCCAAGCCTCAGGAAGCAGCAGAACTCCAGGCGGAATTTG TGCCCATTGCCCAACTGGCCGCAGAGTCTGACTTCGTCGTCGTGGCCTGCTCCTTAACCGCTGCAACTAAGGGCCTCTGCAACAGGGACTTCTTCCAGAAGATGAAGAAAACTGCCGTGTTTGTCAACATCAGCAG GGGAGATGTTGTAAACCAGGATGACCTGTACCAGGCTTTGGCCAGTGGTCAGATTGCAGCTGCTGGACTGGACGTGACGACCCCGGAACCACTGCCTACAAACCACCCACTCCTGACCCTGAAGAACTGTG TCATCCTGCCCCACATAGGCAGTGCCACCTACAGAACTCGCAACATCATGTCCTTGTTGGCGGCTAACAACTTGCTAGCTGGCCTGAGAGGGGAGCCAATGCCCAGTGAACTCAAGCTATAG